The DNA region GCTTGCCGGCCATGCGAATGTCGGTGAGCGACACACGCTCGATGCCTTCGATGCGCACGTGCTCGTAATCAGGCCGCGAACCAAACGCGATCGCCGAGAGGATCGTGAGCTTGTGCGCCGCGTCGAAACCGCCGACGTCGGTCGTCGGATCTGCTTCGGCATAGCCAAGGCGCTGCGCATCAGCCAGCACGTCCTCGAACGAACGCCCGTTCTGCTCCATCTCGGTGAGGATGTAATTGCAGGTGCCGTTGAGAATGCCCGCGACGGCGCTCGCGCGGCAGCCGGCGAGGCTTTCTTTGACGGCCTTCACCATCGGCACACCGCCGCCCACCGCTGCCTCAAAAAGCAGCTTTGCCTCGGTGCGCTCCGAAATCGCCGCAAGCCGCGAACCGTGCACCGCCAGCAGCGCCTTGTTCGCCGTGATCACGTGCGCGCCCCGCTCGAGCGCGGTTTCCACCGCTCGCTTTGCCGGACCATCGGAACCGCCTATGAGCTCCACCAGCACATCAACGTCAGCGTTTGCTGCTAGCTCGACTGGATCATCGAACCATTGGAAACGCGAAATATCGACGCCGCGATTGCGCGTACGATTGCGCGCCGACACAGCCGTCACTTCCAGCCGCTCGTTCAAGCGATTGCTCTCATCGGCGAAGAGCTTCAGCAGCCCGCCGCCGACAGTGCCCAGGCCCGCCACGCCTACGCGGAGTTTTTTCGTCATCGTACTACTCCGCCGCCGCAGCGTTCGATTGCAGGAATTTCTTCAGATTGCGCGCGGCCTGGCGAATGCGTTGCTCATTTTCCACCAAAGCGATGCGGACGAAATTGTCGCCGTACTCGCCAAAGCCCGCGCCCGGCGCGACCGCGATCTCCGAGCCTTCCATCAAGCGCTTGGCGAACTCCACCGAGCCCAGATGCTTGAACTTCTCCGGCAGCTCCGCCCACACGAACATCGACGCGCTCGGCTTCGGCAGCGTCCAGCCCGCCTTCGCGAACGAGTCCAACAGCACATCGCGGCGCTGCTTGTAGATGTCGCGCATCTCGGCGACGCAATCTTGCGGACCATTGAGCGCGGCCGCGGCCGCGACCTGGATCGGCGTATAGGCGCCGTAATCGAGATACGATTTCACGCGCCCCAAAGCGGCGATCAACCGCTCATTGCCGAGTGCGAAGCCCACACGGAAGCCGGCCATCGAATATGTCTTCGACAGCGTGTTCACTTCGACGGCCACATCCGTCGCGCCCGGCACCTGCAGCACGGACGGCGGCGGATCGCCTTCGAAGTAAATCTCCGAATAGGCCATGTCCGAGAGCACGAACATCTCGTGCTTCTTCGCGAACGCGACGATCTCTTTGTAGAAATCCAGATCCGCCGTCTGCGCGGTCGGGTTCGCCGGATAGCAGGTGATCAGCGCGATCGGCGGCGGCACCGAATGGCGCACAGCGCGGCCGAGCCCGCTCAGATATTGCTCCGGCGAGTGCGCTTCGACGGAGCGGATCACGCCGCCCGCCATGATGAAGCCGAACGCATGGATCGGATAAGACGGGTTCGGCGCGATGATCACATCGCCCGGCGCCGTGATCGCTTGCGCCAAGTTGGCGAAGCCTTCCTTCGAGCCCAACGTGGACACGATCTGCGTATCCGGATTGAGCTTCACGCCGAAGCGGCGCTCGTAATAACCGGCCATCGCTTTGCGCAACCCCGGAATGCCGCGCGACGCAGAATAGCGATTGGTG from Vitreimonas flagellata includes:
- a CDS encoding homoserine dehydrogenase is translated as MTKKLRVGVAGLGTVGGGLLKLFADESNRLNERLEVTAVSARNRTRNRGVDISRFQWFDDPVELAANADVDVLVELIGGSDGPAKRAVETALERGAHVITANKALLAVHGSRLAAISERTEAKLLFEAAVGGGVPMVKAVKESLAGCRASAVAGILNGTCNYILTEMEQNGRSFEDVLADAQRLGYAEADPTTDVGGFDAAHKLTILSAIAFGSRPDYEHVRIEGIERVSLTDIRMAGKLGYRIKLIAKGAFDGSAVSMHVSLALLAFDHPLANVGGSLNALVADADPVGQLTFIGRGAGEGPTAASVAADLLDLAEGRGGYAFGRPLAQLAEAPRAAPAEFGRFYVRLMVQDKPGVVAAVSDRLAHESISIESFLQMPGHEGPSVPIVLTTQSCARAALEKAVEAIQRLDVVAEPPYVMPIEESGHRARTWSKG
- a CDS encoding LL-diaminopimelate aminotransferase gives rise to the protein MSTSDFHKIRRLPPYVFEEVNKLKARLRNQGVDIIDFGMGNPDLPVPAHIVEKLVETARKPRTNRYSASRGIPGLRKAMAGYYERRFGVKLNPDTQIVSTLGSKEGFANLAQAITAPGDVIIAPNPSYPIHAFGFIMAGGVIRSVEAHSPEQYLSGLGRAVRHSVPPPIALITCYPANPTAQTADLDFYKEIVAFAKKHEMFVLSDMAYSEIYFEGDPPPSVLQVPGATDVAVEVNTLSKTYSMAGFRVGFALGNERLIAALGRVKSYLDYGAYTPIQVAAAAALNGPQDCVAEMRDIYKQRRDVLLDSFAKAGWTLPKPSASMFVWAELPEKFKHLGSVEFAKRLMEGSEIAVAPGAGFGEYGDNFVRIALVENEQRIRQAARNLKKFLQSNAAAAE